One window of Watersipora subatra chromosome 3, tzWatSuba1.1, whole genome shotgun sequence genomic DNA carries:
- the LOC137391477 gene encoding uncharacterized protein — MRCSKSETSVADGSLSMNSVSQLLMESVIPSKVRAAMKEAIEVGTFGYEYEHLVRVKNFSHLSNYRVYVLMMSMMASQRFIKAALRCNRAKISDRGFIRLMNNTTRLALDRMAERKPRNKFNEHVHDTISEVSRKQWLELLVKTRANATARAPHSSGTSSSSPRVSENEARGSSPTFYWPHSDSSSTSDSGLTDSSSVSEESLPPAPEDPRVITLELESDAVYGTSCNDIVGVGINDPSMFHHEEIVADAGGCIENATEAPIASPTSPLPSHQESGSAVRAEGAGRKRKLCSPVTNEDVKRIKDA; from the exons ATG AGATGTTCAAAGAGTGAGACAAGTGTTGCTGATGGCTCTCTCAGTATGAACTCTGTGTCTCAGCTGCTCATGGAGTCGGTCATTCCTTCTAAAGTTCGTGCTGCCATG AAAGAGGCTATTGAAGTGGGTACTTTTGGATACGAGTATGAACATCTGGTTAGAGTCAAGAACTTCTCTCACCTCTCTAACTACAGAGTGTATGTGTTGATGATGAGCATGATGGCCAGTCAGAGGTTTATAAAG GCTGCTCTGAGATGTAATAGGGCTAAGATATCTGATAGAGGGTTTATTCGTCTAATGAACAACACAACAAGGCTTGCGCTTGATAGGATGGCAGAGAGAAAGCCTCGAAACAAGTTTAATGAACATGTTCATGATACCATTAGTGAAGTGTCTCGGAAACAGTGGCTAGAACTGTTGGTAAAGACTCGAGCAAA CGCAACAGCCAGGGCACCTCATTCCTCTGGAACATCCTCATCTTCACCTCGTGTCTCTGAGAATGAGGCTAGGGGCTCTAGTCCTACTTTCTATTGGCCTCATTCTGACAGCTCATCTACTTCTGACTCTGGTCTCACCGATAGCAGTTCAGTTTCTGAGGAGAGCTTACCACCAG CTCCTGAAGATCCGCGTGTCATTACGTTAGAGCTGGAAAGCGATGCTGTATATGGGACCTCATGTAATGATATAGTCGGTGTAGGCATCAATGACCCATCCATGTTTCACCATGAAGAGATCGTAGCTGATGCTGGTGGATGCATTGAGAATGCCACAGAAGCACCCATAGCTTCTCCTACCTCTCCCTTGCCATCTCACCAAGAGTCAGGCAGTGCTGTGAGAGCAGAGG GTGCTGGGAGAAAGAGAAAGTTGTGCTCTCCTGTTACCAATGAAGACGTAAAGCGCATTAAAGATGCATAA